AGCTTCATCACATCACTGCAAACGACAACAGGTcagagaggtcagaggagatGAGGATCAGTGGCAAGAGAGTGTAGCAGAGATGATTACACATGTCGTTAAGCATGCTTTCACCAGCTGCCTGCACTGATACTTTCATATCAGTGCCACAATCATGTCTGTTCTCTATGGCAGTGGTTCTAAACCAGGGGTGCAGGGTCTCCCAGGGGTCCTTGAGGGAGCTCCAAGGAGTTCCCAAAAATAGAGAATGGTATATTCTCCCTATTTAATTGACTGTAGAAGTGAGCCCAGCATGAGTAAGAGTCATAAACGTGACTATTCTGATCAttggtttcacttcctccacagtTATGTCTTCAACTGTAGTTGACAACTACAGAATTCTGGTCTTAATCATATTTAAtaaccaaaatcttttcagatggaggtccctgAAGCAAAATATTATCAAATGATGGTCCATGACCTAATGTCTAGGGCAACAAATTAAGGGGTTCTTGACACCAAAAAGGTTGAGAGCCCTGTGTAAATGTCTATAAAAATTCATTTTCTAATGTGAAGAAACATGAAATATTACTTCACTTTTATTTACACTGAGGTTTTTCATGTCACAAATGCACCATGGGATATGGATGATATTCTTTTGTAGGAACACTATTAATGGTATTATAGTATATCTACATCATATATATTCATTGAAACCTGTTAAAGACTCTGGGAATTAATTGAGCGAGACCCCTTTTTTAATAATGCCAATCATGGAAAAAGACAGTCAATAagcaaactgaaaataaaataaaggcaaTCAATATGCAAACCagttaaaatataaattaaaatatagGATAATAAACATGCTATGAAGTAGGTGTATAGTTAAAGGGGAGCTATGCCCATTTTcagaattcatacatgttatttccatggtcAAAGAAATCCCAAAAACATTagcaaacatgaacaactctctctaAATTCCAAAAGCTAGAGTggtaaaactcaaatttgtgatgtcatcaagtataaagtctggagctgctccttaGACAATGGATAGGGAACGATGTGGTCACCCagaggaatgttctgagtataaaggtacattttctgtttcagagctgagaacactacactagaataaagctcatttgggtatacaaagaagaaaaacattgtGTGTCCACAAAatagcagctccagactttatacttgatgacatcataaGTTGGAGACTTCCTTCACTGGTTTCTGGCTTTCAAAGAGAGTAGCTCACGTTCACAAAAATCGATTGAACTTTCCTAGACCATGGAAATAATATTTCTTAATTAAGGTGGTGGTTCCCTTTAAAAGCTTTtacaatcacacacagtgtacgtgtgtatgtgtactAACCCCAGCAGCTTCCCAGCTTCTTTAGACTTGTAGATATCGCAGGAATGTAGATTTCCCGTATGGTTGGCAGCATTACACAGAGCCTTGTGGAACTGAAACTGGATGATGAAGCTGACGAAGTACCTGGTTGAAGATCGTGAAACATGCTCTGTCATAGTTTGCTTTAATGCCAGCAgaatacaggaaacacatgaaACAAACTGGCACTGTCATGTCACTTCTGTGTGATAGATTTTCTTTTTAGTCATGTGAGAAGTTGTGTTTATCTTATCTTTGCATAGTTCACTGTAGTGTGTTGAAGCTGTTATCATTTTATCTGTGCTTAATTATCAGGCGCCCTGTTTGTTCTGCCGTGCAAGAAAACTTTACCTTACGTATGGCACGTTAGCAGGGATGTGGAACTTTGCACCTGGGTCGAAGTCATCCTCAGTACGGGTTACTGGTGGACACAGTCCCTGGTACTTCATTCTGCAATGTAGAGAAGTCTTATCTAGTTTTTATTTGAGTAAATATTTTACAAAAGCATCAATCTACAACTTACTAATTAACTTAATgactattttttattatttacagaTGATAAATATTGCACTCTGTAACTGTAAAAACAATGGTGAACTTTACCTGAGGTTCCACCACTCTTTATTGTACTCAGATGATGGGATGCGACCGTCAAACACCTTCCACCTCCACTGATCCATCAGGTAGCCAAAAGGTAGGAAGGCAATCTTGTCAAGCGCCATGCTCATCAGGAAGTTGATCTCACTCTCTAGAGGAGggcacaaaaacatcaaaatcatGAGCTGTGTTATAACATCGCATGCTTTTACAGAACGATACAGTGTTCCTGGTCATGGTCTCACCGAAGTTGTTTTCAACTTTGTCCAGGAGGCCGATGCTCTGCAGATGTTTGGGCGTGGACACGGACAGGGCTAGCACATCGCCGATGGCCTCGTGGAAGCCGGGGTTGGCTCCATCGCGGAAGGACACAGGTTGGTCTTTGTACTGAAGGAAGTACTGGACGTGGCCCATCTCATGGTGCACTGTGATCAGGTCATCCATGGTCACAACAGTGCACTGTTTGATCCTGGAGACACAAACAAGGCCATCATTACAGCAAAAAACACTTTCATGCACCTGATGAAATTATTACAATTTGCTTCAATAGCAGTCTTACTTTTATTAGACCTCATGTGATACTACTGGCACATAAACTCGAGATAAAAAAAGATGTCTTAAACACCATCAGTTAGGTTCTgaagaaacacaaacctgaagTCTTTTCGGTTATAGAAGTCCCACGCAGAGGCATGGCACACCACCTGGCGTCCATCAGACGGCTTCTCCAGCATGGACTTGTCCCAGAACTCTTGTGGCATTGGCAGCAGACCCAGAGATGTGAAGAATTTGTCTGATTCCTGGAACATTTTGATGGGGTTCCAGCCCTGAGCAGGAGAAGAGGAGTATTAGTAAAGATGTGGATGAAAGTCTGCGTATATATAAACAGTGTTAAAGGCAATGAGATACTCAATACTTGAAAAAAAGCAACAGCTACTTTTAGAGAAGAGATGATGGCAGAGAATGTAAATAAAGGATACGAAGTATGATATCCTTGAAAATATGTGTACAGTATATTGATGTATAATTCATTCACCTGTGCCACCATAGCAGGAGTGGCATCAACCTGTGTAGCATGCGGGTAGGGAATGACCAAATCCATAATGCCGGACCACGTTTGCGCCCACATGTTGCCTGAAAGGACAGAAGACAGTACttgtatattgtattttttctaAGTCATGGGGCAAGTCACCCTCTGCTCCGCTGGCATTAAACCAAGTGGGATTTGCGGCTGTGAGTCCAATCCCTAACCGTGTGGAACTGTCACATGTAATCTCACGCTTGACACCTCTGAAAGCAAATTAAATCCTGCCTAAATCCAAATGCATCTACAGCCAATGACAGAATATCAATGGGGTATGCTTCCACACAAAAGGAGAGCTTGGGCTAGAGCGTTAGGATCCTTTAAATTCCAAAGTGAAATACTGACTGAAGTGTGGTTTTGGCCTGTGACCTTAGCCTTAACCCCAGCAAGCCTGGTGATATCTGAAGGCAGAGTAAAGCCACAGATATTGTACtcacacaaagtgcagctgcatGAAAGTCAGTCCCAAACTTCCATCTTGTTACTTACCCAGCAAATGAGCAGGAATGGGTCCCTTCAGGTTGATGTACTTGGAGCCATACTTTTTATACAGAGCCCTGCGCACATAGGCATGCACATTCAAGTAGAGTGGCTCCAGCTCCTTCCACAGAGCCTCCAGGTCTTGCTCAAAGGTAGGGGTTTCATACAGGGAGCGCCAGAAAGCCCCATTGTCAGAGTGACCTACAGATGATACCAGGGATAAAAACATCACTGAGATGCAGGTGGAgttttatgcaaaaaaaaaaaaaaaagatacagagagttagatgagattATATCACTGTCATGTCTATATGGTCAATAGGAAACCATCATAATCAGcaaattagcttagcttatcacaaagactggaaaactagccaaactacacctgcctaCCAGCAAGAGGGGCCACACTCCAACCTTGTCTCAAAATGCATTCGTGCCACTCAAAGCCTGGAGTTTTTAGTAACATCTACAATCTTTTCCTTACGCTaatcaagtagttttgttgcccaaacctaactgCCAGCTCCCTCTGCGTCAAGATACGATGCAAAAGGCTAATTGGTGAGCTTTAGCAGTTatggtaggcagattttgttactgttGGACAGAGCCAGACAAGCTGTTTCagcctgtttccagtctttgtccTGAGCTAAGCTGACTGCCTGGTCACAGCAGTTTCATATTTACCGCACAGACATGAACATGGTATCATTCTTCTCATCTGACTCTTGCTAAGAAAGCAAAGAAAcccattttccaaaatgtcaactcTGTCGAGCCAAGACGTTACAAATCAGCCGATGAAATTGTGTCAAAAAAGGTTCTCAAAATTCTCAAACTGCTCTCCAGGGCCCACcttcttgtattttttaagcAGGAGAGATCAGtgagaataaaaaaatactctTTAAGGTCATACCATTGAGTCTGGCAGCTGTGTTGGCCAGTTCAACATATCTCTTGTAATCAGAGCGAAGCACTTTGCCAGCAGCATCTCTCCATCCTTTCCAGGCAAACAACAGTTCGTCATAATCCCTGGACTCTGCCATGATCTTCTGGAGAtctgaaacacaacacattcTTTTGTTTCTCTAACCTTACCCTTGAACAGTATACAGTTCAATGCAGCAGAACATTGTCTGACTTTTTGTGAAATACTTAAGGGCCACGGTGATAGTTATTGCACCTGTTAATGTTATCACATCATCTTTTATAGTACAGGATGTCTACATTTAACCCTTATGTTTAATTCTTTCTAAGGCATTTTCAAGATATTcttaaaacaaatttaagacagatttttggatggatcatattttcttttttcaagcTTTGCAGGTAAGTATATATGTGGTTCCGTGTAGAGGTAGGTTTTATAAagaaatatggttattagagtgagttaggttgatctacattttgccaacagctaagtgcaagtataaagtaaaaagacagtattaggtcctgtgatttttaatgatttttaagGCCTCATAGGTGTTAAATtgaatttaagtcattttaagaATTTtgaaggacctgcagacaccctgtaaTAGCAAATAATTACATGTATCAATTACCAATGTGTAGACAATAATTTGCCATTAACTATCTGGTAAGTATTGAGCAGTTCCTCCACTGTTTTCTCTATGCTACATTTgcttaattatttattttatttatatgtttcatGTTCAGTTAGTCTTACCTGGATCCAGCGGATGGCACTGCCCATTTTCTCTGCACACCTCAGCCACACTGTACTTGGTCTCCATGTTGGATAGGAGAGTGTTGTACTGAAAAGGTAAAGGCATCCATAAAGCATTACATCCCACTGAAACCATCAGCAGTTATCTGGATTTGATATTATATGGTGACTATAAGATGAAcaagagcagtggttcccaactggtgggtcgtggtccaaacgTGGGTCAcggatccattctgaatggaccacaagtgactcacgaacgtgtcaagtttgtaaaaaacacacatatttttaagTAGAGGGgttaacagacagctacttgatagagacagcaaactagcttgatgacttgtccaaatgcaagtatgacgcttaatgtattaaactgtgtggaccttgaagtaatgactaaggagaaatctagaccatgtggctggaccagttgggaaacacTGTGCAAGAGAAtcactgaaaaatattttacttCATATATCAACAATGGCTACAGTTACTACTTGTTTTTGACTGTTTGAGTTGGCTGATACTTGTTTGACATAGTATGTACGCAATTGTGCACAGCTCCCAGAGCTCTGTGTGTGGTCCATAAAGAGCCTTCCCTTCCTTTCACCACAACACTACAGTTTACAAAAAGTATGACACACAGGCAAAGAAATCCATGGTGGCTGGCTCTTGCTAAATTGCTCCCAACAGGTTTAAAAACAGTATTTGTCCATCTTGTGCCCACAGTGTATTTGTGACTCTTTTGAAATGTGGTCATTCCACCACAATTATATTGGACTGACTGTTTCATCCCAACAGGCAACACAAAGGGAAGGTTTTTAATTATTAGGGCAAAAGAGCCAAAGTTGATCCCAAAGGCGCTTTAGTCTAAAAATGAATAAGAAAGATAGATGGCACTGAAGGTCTTGCAAAGGAGGGAATGAAGGAGTTACCTCCCGTTCAGCTCAATTTACTTAATTAGCTTTCTGCCTGTAATGACTGTTACAAGAAACACATCTTAGTTTTCTGTATGTTTATGTCTTATTATTGTCAGGGAAGAACAACTTCCAACTATTTGTGTTTACAGTGCAGCTCTCTCTTGAATGAATATTTGTAAAAGATCTCCACACCTCTTCCAGTTGTGCCGTGGGCAGCGCAGCCCTCTCAATGTCGCTGAGTTTTTTTATGATACGTTTGACAGAACCGTCCTGGAAGTCAGTGGTGTCGTATTGACGGGCCTTCTGTCCATACTTCAGGGTGTGGGCTGACATCTTCAGGTTCTTCTCAAGCTAGAGAGGAATAATGAATACTCTTTAATTTACCTAGTTTTACATTATGTCACAATGGGTGCAGGGTGACTTGGTGGATGAATGGAAAGGTTTAAAATGCACAGATAAGGTAATTCGATTAATGCATACAGTACAGGGCTGATTAGTGACTCACTGGCTCAATCAATTATTGATTCgttgacacattttttgattAAGCAATCATTTTATTGATTCCCTGACTTAATGCACAAAATCAAAAGTCCTTCACATTTGACTGATGGCGGATGATGCTTGAACAATGTTAAGGGGATCTCAGTAGAGTCGCTCTGTCAGAGGGTCTCACCATCGCCTGCTTGTTGGCTTCGTTGATGTCGGTGTTGTACTTCCAGGAAGCCTCAGTGTAGGCGTTCCACACTACCTCAGCTGTGCTGTTGTACTCCTCTAGAAATTTCTTTGCATCGAGCTCATCTGTGTTCTTGTCTGGGTAAAGAAGAAGGCACAAGTCTGCTGAAACACTGTAAATTAAAATCCATGTAATCAAGTCTGAAAAATACTATCACATTTAGGCTAAATTATGATGTGTGAGCTATGATTATGATGTGTACACACCGGgggcttttcttttttctttttaggcgTTTCAGAAAACTGtacttttctgtttgtgtgcatgcatgcagaGAAAATCCTGGAACAGACTGCGAGACATTTTACCAAGGCTAAAGAAACAGTTTGCGCCACTGCACCACATCGAATCAATCCTGCACAGCCAACacttttttgttacattttagagaagaaaaaaaatatgatgtcTTCACTTTCATACATGCTGATTTATTTAGAGTGCAGGCACAGCTCTTGTATTACCTTATTTCCTTCCTGATTCTCTTATTATGTTATTGTTTACCTTTCATTTTGAGGATATATCTTACCAATATCCTCAGGGTAGCCCTCAGGGATGGGTGGGACCCAGTCGAAGTCAGGCCATCCCAGTGTCTCTCCTTTATTTTGCTCTCCCAGCCACTTAATAATGGGATCAAAGTATCTCATCAGTGAGCTAGCATCCAACCTGTTAATCCCTATAGCCTCCTGGAGCACATCTGGCCAAGGTTTGGAAGAGCCAGCCTCTAGAATTTGCCTGAAGGGGGTAGAATGAAATTGTATTATACCTTCACTGCTTCCGTTAATCCATTATTCATGTTCTGTGTGATAACCTAGGAGAGACTCAATCAGATCACGTACTTTAAAATGCCCCCTGCTTCTTTGGACCTGTAGATATCGCATGTGTGCAAGGGACCCATTTGGTTGGCTGCCGCACAGAGTTTTTCATGAAGCTGGAACTGCAGGATGAAACTGACAAAATACCTGCAGTGGAAAGACGCTGTgtcattaaaagtaaaaaaaacaagtatataGAATACAATTGTacagaactaaaaaaaaaaggggccCCTAACTGTCAATGGTAAGACTGTTGTAAGCATATGTTTCAGCAACCACtacacaaaatgtgtttatctGTGGGAAGAGTGCGGGGATCTATTGGCAGACACTGATATAATACAATATTATAAACTATGTTTTCAGattagtgtttaatcacctgaaactaggAACAGCTGTGTTTCATGAGCTTAAAATGAGCCCTTCATATCTAAATAGACAAGCAAGTTCTCTTCCACTGAGTATGCCATGTtgtaccaccatgtttctacagtagcccagaatggacaaactaaatactggctctagagaggagcttttgtatttttagcagtaaactccagggctgaaaaacgaattcaacatggaagtgccaaaaatagTGGCTAGCATTACAGTTAGCTCCACTCTCTTGTCCAAATAATGTCACTTTTGGCTCAGCAAATTCAAGATAGCGATAGCTTAAATGCCGAACTTGAGGCTTAAAGACAGGTGACTTCATAATGGCCACATCCCTtaattttatacagtttatggtTTTTTATGTTACATGAGGGCCACCGTAGGTTCTTCTACATGCTTGGAAAGGGAGGAGTAAAGGAAGGAGTATgtagttggttgcaatctgcactgctagatgccactaaatcctacacactgctcctttagtAAGTGTTTTGGGTTTTCTTTTTGGACTACTTGTCAATCCCCACATTGTTGAAAAAAACAGCTGGGCTTTTCTTTTAGAAGCTTCCTGCCATTGTGCAGTTATTGCATCGTTTGAAACCACACTAAAGTGCCAGTAACTGAGTTCAGATTACAGCACACAATACCTTCATTCCCAGATCACCAGCCATTCTTGCATGTTCATTCACTTTACCTCATTCACATATTTCCCTGGTGCCCTCA
The nucleotide sequence above comes from Epinephelus lanceolatus isolate andai-2023 chromosome 21, ASM4190304v1, whole genome shotgun sequence. Encoded proteins:
- the ace gene encoding angiotensin-converting enzyme, which encodes MGTGVDRFLWSVLLLLLVVLGLSGALPGSWMPGEYLNTTGDAQRFISNYNDTAEEVLFHSVSASWNYNTNITDHNSQLQVNASLVEQAFSSAWGLKAKQVFSGNLAATLPDPYERKLMEKIMLLGAANLPEKEREEYNTILSTMDNIYSTAKVHPSPNVSWSLEPELTDIMANSRSYKRLLYVWEGWHNASGKPLRDYYPKFVELSNKASRADGFADTGADWRSWYETENFEQVIEDLYRTIEPLYKHLHAFVRRQLYKQYGPKYINLKGPIPAHLLGNMWAQTWNNIYGMMIPFPNKPNLDVTDEMVKQGYNATHMFHVAEEFFTSLGLEKMPDEFWEGSMLVKPEGREVVCHASAWDFYNRKDFRIKQCTTVTMEQLFTVHHEMGHVQYYLQYKDQPVGYRRGANPGFHEAIGDVLSLSVSTPKHLHTIKLLDTVTSDYETDINYLLKMALEKIAFLPFGYLIDQWRWGVFSGNTPPERYNADWWHLRTKYQGICPPTRRTEDYFDPGAKYHIPGNTPYIRYFVSFILQFQLHEKLCAAANQMGPLHTCDIYRSKEAGGILKQILEAGSSKPWPDVLQEAIGINRLDASSLMRYFDPIIKWLGEQNKGETLGWPDFDWVPPIPEGYPEDIDKNTDELDAKKFLEEYNSTAEVVWNAYTEASWKYNTDINEANKQAMLEKNLKMSAHTLKYGQKARQYDTTDFQDGSVKRIIKKLSDIERAALPTAQLEEYNTLLSNMETKYSVAEVCRENGQCHPLDPDLQKIMAESRDYDELLFAWKGWRDAAGKVLRSDYKRYVELANTAARLNGHSDNGAFWRSLYETPTFEQDLEALWKELEPLYLNVHAYVRRALYKKYGSKYINLKGPIPAHLLGNMWAQTWSGIMDLVIPYPHATQVDATPAMVAQGWNPIKMFQESDKFFTSLGLLPMPQEFWDKSMLEKPSDGRQVVCHASAWDFYNRKDFRIKQCTVVTMDDLITVHHEMGHVQYFLQYKDQPVSFRDGANPGFHEAIGDVLALSVSTPKHLQSIGLLDKVENNFESEINFLMSMALDKIAFLPFGYLMDQWRWKVFDGRIPSSEYNKEWWNLRMKYQGLCPPVTRTEDDFDPGAKFHIPANVPYVRYFVSFIIQFQFHKALCNAANHTGNLHSCDIYKSKEAGKLLGDVMKLGFSKPWPEAMTMITGEPKMSAQPLMEYFKPLIEWLEKENNKNNDVRGWPEYDWKPSNEVKSKVDFLGMNVEGGAAVAGQWILLVIGLVLLLATILLAYKYRKSKKSEKSQSTMELKQKD